A portion of the Calliphora vicina chromosome 5, idCalVici1.1, whole genome shotgun sequence genome contains these proteins:
- the LOC135961399 gene encoding uncharacterized protein LOC135961399: MLNKHFIFFCLFNISLNVGGLTGVEVLTPANGLKLLKNVIKLTDTLLEVTPYINITIAGIPPNCVQMLCKFVCFNGKSNEIDKDILMVSEKNNYFCSTIDELRLYNYEFPNNIISYGFLGNYSDKIITLYLASANITDIEAGAFAKGRFKEIYFENLHLKELKKDFFQNISSDFSALSVTQKETPLQSVHADFLCYVKYQIKYLTLQAGMPSVRNLTGGDYILNNLVYVDFSYNNLGKHLEYTAFGKVSMVEHMDLSHCNLEALPAYIFSDFTSTLEYLDLSYNKLLTISRTIFGWKEVPRDLKIYANDNEWDCTCDLQKELKAIFMYYRTSLLCSQPEWYKDWSAFDDEICGVSSLEPFAPTDSINETTTAGYIHGNNGMPTLADNERPFIKDTTESVLTTSAHYIENPIFITKDDLMKLDCSASHSNISERITQPMKWPLILFDVTPQENLRVNVVVASPATLDDSFGLIWFSKVTTQYYKMEVNYNEYGLGCYNAISFVTTVDDLVPNTAYTFCVVHKNQVTTSPFSCKSTHVSGNLAVQYSAWLTQDMRVTGLSLVIFGIIMFSFAGILMIYLLLKRKPILLKGSKRVTTMHANSGDIVVLPKDNSVQSIKEKEEKLARRGPFSCSQIRRKSNESVASYQSYINTNLYEIIPAYSKLNNPNTCTSTTTEENSVQDMNNQDTESCYLTPLQTVCSSANLVKYAEIPYRAKRMSNDALPDVPADQPPPSLDLNETLDKPEYAQVGTFYALDSQV; the protein is encoded by the exons CCCCTATATTAATATAACCATCGCTGGAATACCTCCAAATTGTGTGCAAATGCTGTGTAAGTTTGTCTGTTTCAATGGCAAATCCAACGAAATTGATAAAGACATTCTTATGGTGTCCGAGAAAAAT AACTATTTCTGTTCAACCATAGATGAACTACGTCTCTATAATTATGAATTTCccaataatataatttcttatGGCTTTCTGGGCAACTATAGTGACAAAATCATAACCCTATATCTGGCTTCAGCCAACATAACAGACATTGAGGCAGGTGCCTTTGCCAAGGGCAGATTCAAagaaatttactttgaaaatctgCATCTTAAAGAATTGAAAAAGGATTTCTTTCAGAATATATCCTCGGATTTTAGTGCCTTATCGGTGACACAAAAAGAAACGCCACTACAATCGGTACATGCGGATTTTCTGTGTTATGTCAagtatcaaattaaatatttaacgcTGCAGGCGGGTATGCCAAGTGTACGTAATTTGACGGGAGGcgattatatattaaataatttggtGTATGTGGATTTTAGTTACAATAATTTGGGCAAGCATCTGGAGTATACGGCATTTGGTAAAGTGTCCATGGTTGAGCATATGGATTTATCACATTGCAATTTAGAAGCTTTGCCAGCATATATATTTTCCGATTTCACCTCGACTTTGGAGTATTTGGATTTGTCGTATAATAAATTGTTAACGATTAGTCGTACGATATTTGGCTGGAAGGAAGTACCCAGGGATTTGAAAATATATGCCAACGATAATGAATGGGATTGTACGTGCGATTTACAAAAGGAATTGAAAGCTATTTTTATGTACTACAGAACGAGCTTATTGTGCTCGCAGCCAGAGTGGTATAAAGATTGGTCGGCATTCGATGATGAAATATGTGGCGTGAGTTCTTTAGAGCCATTTGCACCTACAGACTCCATAAATGAAACAACCACAGCTGGCTATATACATGGCAACAATGGAATGCCTACCCTAGCGGACaatgaaagaccctttattAAAGATACAACAGAATCTGTTCTAACTACTTCTGCACACTATATTGAAAATCCAATTTTCATAACTAAAGATGATTTAATGAAGCTGGATTGCTCAGCCAGTCACTCAAATATCAGTGAACGCATTACACAGCCCATGAAATGGCCCTTAATATTATTTGATGTTACACCTCAGGAGAATTTGCGCGTTAATGTGGTAGTAGCTTCTCCCGCAACTCTTGATGACTCCTTTGGTCTTATTTGGTTTAGCAAGGTCACCACCCAGTATTACAAAATGGAAGTAAATTACAATGAATATGGTTTAGGCTGCTACAATGCCATTTCCTTTGTCACCACAGTAGATGATCTGGTGCCGAATACCGCTTACACCTTCTGTGTGGTGCATAAGAATCAGGTGACAACCTCTCCTTTCAGTTGCAAGTCCACACATGTGAGTGGTAATCTGGCGGTACAATATAGTGCCTGGCTGACGCAAGACATGAGAGTGACCGGTTTGTCTTTAGTTATCTTTGGCATCATCATGTTTTCATTTGCGGGCATCTTAATgatttatttgcttttgaaaCGCAAACCCATTTTACTAAAAGGCAGCAAGAGAGTAACCACCATGCATGCAAATAGTGGTGATATTGTGGTATTGCCAAAGGACAACTCTGTGCAATCTATTAAGGAGAAAGAGGAAAAGTTAGCTAGACGTGG TCCCTTTTCCTGTTCCCAAATACGTCGCAAATCCAACGAAAGTGTGGCCAGTTATCAAAGTTATATCAACACCAACTTGTATGAAATTATACCAGCATATAGCAAATTAAACAACCCTAACACCTGTACTTCAACTACAACGGAGGAAAATAGTGTCCAAGATATGAATAATCAAGACACCGAGAGCTGCTATCTAACACCTCTGCAAACAGTCTGTAGTTCGGCAAATCTTGTCAAGTATGCCGAAATACCTTATCGTGCTAAACGCATGTCCAACGATGCTCTGCCCGATGTGCCAGCCGATCAACCACCACCCTCTTTGGACCTTAATGAGACATTAGATAAACCGGAATATGCGCAAGTGGGCACATTTTACGCATTAGATAGTCAAGTGTAG